Proteins from a genomic interval of Pseudobdellovibrionaceae bacterium:
- a CDS encoding transglycosylase domain-containing protein, which yields MMSLGSTADIVVAALLALGQLIEPIDPSAIDAAVKAVAERNACPQYEELKGQYAQKRCERLKDNRAKYKQVCQSLENEMNTAEMHCATDGDVAAVLRFQPKPLATYLQMSNAELVPELNHICSALQDRIFLEREQWMRGETANRDDLGSKLVVLLQPELQEFVGKVLKEAADGELVTSDVYKVVTALCHWKVDRKAVAAQVDFTGGYKYLQGLLEELPNVNELPEMPQASFVFDKNRQRIGEIFDRSFTERNGKRYIGKGHRRRLAGHEEIPRRMYQAFTAIEDKRFNDHNGFDFEAVKRLYYGGVQGSKQGGSTFTMQLVKNAFFNDDVEIERTHGMRTLRRKLKEILMIPMVEKRYSKDEILAYYLNLIDLTPDAQGVKMAAIDLFGKEDLATLTLSEIALLAALPKGISKYNPHRNPEEAKLRRDTVIKVMEEQGFISAAEKAAAQAEPMNVIPKAGADRRRVLSRYFTGHITNDFSRLKRQHARDPRWLLGGFDIQTAYDSDLQEILTRTLQQGLINYEATTAGHRGARLEWSPWLDETTGRNVNIKARLTPKDEDDEIPSLSEIFFGLKVAHPYPETNWLMAVKLPRTNQWTLETGVAVPVRGEDRAIFQRLQDYDLALVENLGGAEGVRLGRVPKVQGAGVVLDLETGDVLALTGGFSAGPYGKFAQNNRATVSLREPGSTIKPITYLYALNKGVSPTQVLSNDPVRFPKVPNCPYVWTPKNYSAGPGSMTLRTALQDSVNRSLMNLFIGLSGFRSTGGFTDLGDIAADARVPLSRTLDEIYDLAAHFGAYPERGLLPSLKRHEPCFPFLLGGYETTPLRMAQMYAAIGNGGLRRDAVFLKEVLKNGDPILIDRSLERWNELHAYRDSLKYGFARAPEAFKAITDVDPRAVAQLRYIMQGILSQGTATRIARWSHLIGGKTGTTNSSRDAWFAGFTNKIAVVIWVGYDDAKIYKDLGDKRTGGNVALPIFENFMEAYYKLHPEGLEDPLPLPSELPDIRAEKIDPGSGRVYRATNGICRVPSNAITEYFPRALRRDAVGIPLPETDNQSCVQ from the coding sequence ATGATGAGTTTGGGCTCTACCGCAGACATCGTCGTCGCGGCACTTCTTGCGCTGGGTCAGTTGATCGAACCGATCGACCCATCCGCCATTGACGCCGCCGTGAAGGCGGTTGCCGAGCGCAACGCCTGTCCGCAATACGAGGAACTCAAAGGCCAGTACGCGCAAAAACGCTGCGAACGCCTGAAGGACAACCGCGCGAAGTACAAACAGGTCTGCCAAAGCCTCGAGAATGAAATGAACACGGCGGAAATGCACTGCGCGACCGATGGCGACGTCGCCGCAGTGCTGCGTTTTCAGCCCAAACCGCTCGCGACTTATCTGCAGATGTCCAACGCGGAGCTCGTCCCCGAGCTCAACCACATCTGCTCGGCTTTGCAGGACCGCATTTTCCTGGAGCGTGAACAGTGGATGCGCGGCGAGACCGCGAACCGCGACGATCTGGGCTCGAAGCTCGTCGTGCTTTTACAACCCGAACTGCAGGAGTTCGTCGGCAAGGTCCTGAAAGAGGCCGCCGATGGTGAGCTCGTGACCTCGGACGTCTACAAAGTCGTCACCGCCCTCTGTCACTGGAAAGTCGATCGCAAAGCGGTCGCCGCGCAGGTCGATTTCACCGGCGGGTACAAATACCTGCAGGGACTTCTGGAGGAGCTGCCGAACGTCAACGAGCTTCCGGAAATGCCCCAAGCGAGCTTCGTCTTCGACAAAAACCGTCAGCGCATCGGCGAAATCTTTGACCGTTCGTTCACCGAACGCAACGGCAAACGCTACATCGGTAAAGGCCACCGGCGCCGGCTCGCGGGTCACGAAGAGATCCCCCGCCGGATGTACCAAGCCTTCACCGCGATCGAAGACAAACGTTTCAACGACCACAACGGTTTCGATTTCGAAGCCGTGAAGCGGCTTTATTACGGCGGCGTGCAGGGTTCGAAGCAGGGCGGCTCGACCTTCACCATGCAGCTCGTGAAAAACGCGTTCTTCAACGACGACGTCGAGATCGAGCGCACGCACGGCATGCGCACGCTGCGCCGCAAACTCAAAGAAATTTTGATGATCCCGATGGTCGAGAAGCGCTACTCGAAAGACGAGATCCTTGCCTACTACCTGAACCTGATCGACCTCACGCCCGACGCCCAAGGCGTCAAGATGGCGGCCATCGATCTGTTCGGCAAAGAAGACTTGGCCACGCTCACACTCTCTGAGATCGCGCTGCTGGCCGCTTTGCCGAAGGGGATCAGCAAATACAATCCTCACCGCAACCCCGAAGAGGCGAAGCTTCGTCGCGATACCGTGATCAAGGTCATGGAAGAGCAGGGCTTCATCTCGGCCGCGGAAAAGGCGGCCGCGCAGGCCGAGCCCATGAACGTCATCCCGAAAGCGGGCGCCGATCGTCGGCGCGTTCTGTCGCGCTATTTCACCGGCCACATCACGAACGACTTTTCGCGGTTGAAACGTCAGCACGCGCGCGACCCGCGCTGGCTTCTGGGCGGCTTCGACATCCAGACCGCCTACGACTCGGACCTGCAAGAGATCCTGACCCGGACGCTGCAACAAGGACTCATCAACTATGAAGCGACGACCGCCGGGCACCGGGGCGCGCGTCTGGAGTGGAGCCCCTGGCTGGACGAAACCACCGGGCGAAACGTGAACATCAAAGCGCGCCTGACCCCGAAGGATGAAGACGACGAGATCCCCTCGCTGTCGGAAATTTTCTTCGGCTTGAAGGTCGCTCACCCCTACCCCGAAACGAACTGGCTGATGGCGGTGAAACTTCCGCGCACGAACCAGTGGACGCTCGAGACCGGCGTCGCGGTGCCCGTGCGCGGCGAAGACCGCGCGATCTTCCAGCGCCTGCAGGATTACGACCTCGCGCTCGTCGAAAATCTGGGCGGCGCCGAAGGCGTGCGTTTGGGCCGCGTGCCGAAGGTGCAAGGCGCGGGCGTGGTTCTGGATCTTGAGACCGGTGACGTCCTCGCTTTGACCGGCGGCTTCAGCGCCGGACCTTACGGCAAATTCGCGCAAAATAACCGCGCGACGGTCTCTTTGCGCGAGCCGGGCTCGACGATCAAGCCGATCACCTACCTGTACGCTTTGAACAAGGGCGTGAGTCCCACGCAAGTTTTGTCGAACGATCCGGTCCGCTTCCCGAAAGTGCCGAACTGCCCATACGTGTGGACGCCCAAGAACTACTCGGCGGGACCTGGCTCGATGACCTTGCGGACGGCGCTGCAGGACTCGGTGAACCGTTCGCTCATGAATCTCTTCATCGGGTTGAGCGGATTCCGCTCGACGGGTGGTTTCACCGACTTGGGCGATATCGCCGCGGACGCGCGCGTGCCGCTGAGCCGCACGCTGGACGAGATCTACGACCTGGCCGCGCACTTCGGCGCGTATCCCGAGCGCGGACTTCTGCCGTCTTTGAAACGTCACGAACCCTGCTTCCCGTTTTTGCTGGGCGGTTACGAGACGACGCCACTGCGCATGGCGCAGATGTACGCGGCCATCGGAAACGGCGGGCTTCGTCGTGACGCCGTCTTTTTGAAGGAAGTTCTGAAGAACGGCGACCCGATCCTGATCGACCGCTCGCTGGAACGTTGGAACGAGCTGCACGCTTACCGCGACTCTTTGAAGTACGGCTTCGCGCGGGCACCCGAGGCCTTCAAGGCGATCACCGACGTCGATCCCCGCGCGGTCGCGCAGCTGCGTTACATCATGCAGGGGATTTTGTCGCAAGGGACGGCGACGCGGATTGCGCGTTGGTCACACTTGATCGGCGGTAAGACCGGCACGACGAACTCCAGCCGTGACGCTTGGTTCGCGGGCTTCACGAACAAAATCGCCGTCGTGATCTGGGTGGGTTACGACGACGCCAAGATCTATAAAGACCTGGGCGACAAACGCACCGGCGGAAACGTCGCCTTGCCGATTTTCGAGAACTTCATGGAGGCTTACTACAAGCTTCATCCCGAAGGACTGGAAGATCCGTTGCCGCTGCCGTCGGAGCTTCCGGACATCCGCGCCGAAAAGATCGATCCCGGCTCGGGTCGCGTATACCGCGCGACCAACGGGATCTGCCGCGTGCCCTCGAACGCCATCACCGAATATTTCCCCCGCGCGCTTCGTCGCGATGCCGTGGGAATTCCGCTTCCCGAAACTGATAACCAAAGTTGCGTCCAATGA
- a CDS encoding ABC transporter permease codes for MLWDFFWRFLFSKRAGSIVRKISWLSFAALTVSVASLVIVMAVMKALNTNIRNRLLAVEPHLVIEITDNNEYKTAIAQIEERQVLKPEWRVFPFEVQDVILRSVEGRFRGAVARGLTPESLDWILSEIKRAQQNERREEGPVTAPEINPDGTVLGERGALEAGEIMAGLDLAHSLGIFEGDSLTVVAPEGLMLPAGETPKFERVIVKKILSTNLQDFDGEGLFYLQNKTLPSFQSSASLRRGYEIWTEDSAGAIELKEDLIRRLEGLPVKVQTWQDRNAALFLSLKLEKLVIGLFLSIASLVAGFSLLTVLGLLISQKTREIGLLQAIGLSRREVFFLFQGLGVRLTGLGLFCGSFIGLVIATYMELYPLKVLPDIYYDSTVPAEVDLPFVIVIVILGYLLSYFGGLLITRPLAKFQPTELLRMKK; via the coding sequence ATGCTTTGGGACTTCTTCTGGCGTTTTCTTTTTTCCAAACGGGCGGGGTCCATTGTCCGCAAGATTTCGTGGCTGAGCTTCGCAGCCCTGACCGTGAGCGTAGCTTCGCTTGTGATCGTCATGGCGGTCATGAAGGCGCTGAACACCAATATCCGAAATCGCCTGCTCGCCGTGGAACCCCACCTCGTGATCGAGATCACGGACAATAACGAATACAAAACCGCCATCGCCCAGATCGAAGAGCGCCAGGTGCTGAAGCCCGAGTGGCGGGTCTTTCCGTTCGAAGTACAGGACGTGATCCTCCGTTCAGTCGAGGGACGCTTTCGCGGCGCGGTCGCGCGCGGACTCACGCCCGAATCGCTCGACTGGATTTTGTCGGAGATCAAACGCGCCCAGCAGAACGAACGCCGCGAAGAGGGGCCGGTCACCGCGCCCGAGATCAACCCCGACGGCACGGTGCTGGGCGAGCGCGGCGCGCTCGAAGCGGGCGAGATCATGGCCGGGCTCGATCTCGCGCATTCGCTGGGGATTTTTGAGGGCGACTCGCTGACCGTGGTCGCGCCGGAGGGGCTTATGCTTCCCGCGGGCGAGACGCCGAAGTTTGAGCGCGTGATCGTCAAAAAAATTCTCAGCACGAATCTGCAGGACTTCGACGGCGAGGGGCTTTTTTATCTGCAGAACAAAACGCTGCCGAGCTTTCAGTCCTCGGCTTCGCTTCGTCGCGGTTACGAGATTTGGACCGAGGACTCGGCGGGCGCGATCGAACTGAAAGAGGATCTGATCCGCCGGCTCGAAGGTTTGCCGGTGAAGGTTCAGACCTGGCAGGACCGCAACGCCGCGCTTTTTCTGTCGTTGAAACTCGAAAAGCTCGTGATCGGGCTTTTCCTCAGCATCGCGTCGCTCGTCGCGGGCTTTTCGCTTCTCACGGTGCTGGGGCTTTTGATTTCGCAGAAAACGCGCGAGATCGGTCTGCTCCAAGCCATCGGGCTTTCGCGGCGGGAAGTTTTCTTTTTGTTTCAAGGGCTCGGCGTGCGGCTGACGGGGCTTGGACTTTTCTGCGGCTCGTTCATCGGTCTCGTGATCGCGACCTACATGGAACTTTATCCGCTGAAGGTCCTTCCCGACATCTACTACGATTCCACGGTTCCCGCCGAAGTGGATCTGCCGTTCGTGATCGTCATTGTCATTCTGGGCTATCTGCTCAGCTACTTCGGCGGCCTTTTGATCACCCGGCCCCTGGCGAAATTCCAACCCACCGAACTTTTACGGATGAAAAAGTAG
- a CDS encoding RDD family protein, translating into MATQPDPIEFPTVAERGVRLAAMAMDAGICLFVGGFLGAVLRMMKLSEASLASASVQIACMLAFIALPLVSVVKKASPGKIIMGLRLANPQGMDLTVGKILLRETFAKAIGLLLLGPVWIFTNAQNRAAWDFAVGSVVVPERRLSRPPEDEVMEDIPEPGDLSEASVFSKK; encoded by the coding sequence TTGGCGACTCAACCGGACCCGATTGAATTTCCGACCGTCGCCGAGCGCGGCGTGCGGCTGGCCGCGATGGCGATGGACGCGGGCATTTGCCTTTTCGTCGGTGGTTTCCTCGGCGCGGTTTTACGGATGATGAAGCTGAGTGAAGCCTCGCTTGCGAGCGCGTCGGTGCAGATCGCGTGCATGCTCGCATTCATCGCGCTGCCGCTCGTGAGCGTCGTCAAAAAGGCTTCGCCCGGTAAGATCATCATGGGGTTGCGTCTCGCGAATCCGCAGGGGATGGATCTCACCGTCGGGAAGATCCTTTTGCGCGAGACCTTCGCCAAAGCGATCGGTCTTTTACTGTTGGGGCCGGTCTGGATTTTCACCAATGCGCAAAACCGCGCGGCGTGGGATTTCGCGGTGGGCTCGGTCGTCGTTCCCGAACGCCGTCTGTCGCGACCGCCCGAGGACGAGGTGATGGAAGACATCCCCGAGCCCGGCGATCTTTCCGAAGCCTCAGTGTTTTCTAAAAAATAA
- a CDS encoding 2,3,4,5-tetrahydropyridine-2,6-dicarboxylate N-succinyltransferase: MTQDPRQAKIEALVQDLAQGHPFTPEREDLVESVISDLNRGVLRVCEKIDNEWVTNAWIKQTILFYFRLKQMDVMSAGDFNYYDKIPVKHWTGDEGVRVVPPAVARYGSFVEKGAILMPSYVNVGAYVGAGTMVDTWATVGSCAQIGKNVHLSGGVGIGGVLEPVQASPVIIEDDVFIGSRCIVVEGVVVEQGAVLGAGVTITASTKIVDVTGDEEKSWKGRVPAQAVVIPGTLTKAFPAGTYGVPCALLIGYRTASTDKKTSLNNALRDFQVSV, encoded by the coding sequence ATGACCCAAGATCCCCGCCAAGCGAAAATCGAAGCCCTCGTCCAAGACCTCGCGCAAGGACATCCCTTCACGCCCGAACGCGAAGACCTCGTCGAAAGCGTCATCTCGGATCTGAACCGCGGTGTGCTCCGTGTCTGCGAAAAGATCGATAACGAGTGGGTCACCAACGCGTGGATCAAGCAGACGATCCTTTTCTACTTCCGCCTGAAACAGATGGACGTGATGAGCGCGGGCGACTTCAACTACTACGATAAAATCCCCGTCAAACATTGGACCGGCGACGAAGGCGTCCGCGTCGTGCCCCCGGCCGTCGCCCGCTACGGCAGCTTCGTCGAGAAGGGCGCGATCCTGATGCCCTCTTACGTGAACGTCGGCGCTTACGTCGGCGCGGGCACCATGGTCGACACCTGGGCGACCGTGGGCTCTTGCGCCCAGATCGGCAAGAACGTCCACCTCTCGGGCGGCGTCGGCATCGGCGGCGTCCTGGAGCCCGTTCAGGCTTCGCCCGTCATCATCGAAGACGACGTCTTCATCGGCTCACGCTGCATCGTCGTGGAGGGCGTCGTCGTCGAACAGGGCGCGGTCCTCGGCGCGGGCGTCACCATCACCGCTTCGACCAAGATCGTCGACGTCACCGGCGACGAAGAGAAATCCTGGAAGGGCCGCGTGCCCGCCCAAGCGGTCGTCATCCCCGGCACGCTCACCAAGGCCTTCCCCGCCGGCACTTACGGCGTGCCCTGCGCGCTCCTGATCGGCTACCGCACGGCCTCGACGGACAAGAAGACCTCGCTGAACAACGCTTTGCGGGACTTTCAGGTGTCGGTCTAA
- a CDS encoding DUF2817 domain-containing protein, with translation MSLQKTWIFGETARACPIPAFDFGTKGARVLLLGGIHGDEPEGIAAAHGLLGSFLESFTANVRVTLVPAVNLDGLLDKARTNGNGVDLNRNMPTKDWTDVARAPRYSPGKAAGSEPENQAIMRYLENVKPDLIISLHSWNPVLNTNGDCRGEAEVLAKITGYKIDDDIGYPTPGSLGTYAGLERGVPTLTYEIQRDMALNEVVKIHVPAVREALKWTAANRASRS, from the coding sequence ATGAGCCTGCAAAAAACCTGGATTTTCGGTGAAACCGCGCGCGCCTGCCCCATTCCCGCTTTCGACTTCGGAACGAAAGGCGCCCGCGTCCTGCTTTTGGGCGGCATTCACGGCGACGAACCCGAAGGCATCGCGGCCGCCCACGGACTGCTGGGATCTTTCCTGGAGAGCTTCACCGCGAACGTCCGCGTGACCCTCGTGCCCGCAGTGAATCTGGATGGTCTTCTCGACAAGGCCCGCACCAACGGGAACGGCGTCGACCTGAACCGCAACATGCCGACGAAGGATTGGACCGACGTCGCGCGCGCGCCCCGCTACTCTCCCGGCAAAGCCGCCGGCAGCGAACCCGAGAACCAGGCGATCATGCGCTATCTTGAAAACGTGAAACCCGATCTCATCATCTCGCTGCACTCGTGGAATCCCGTGCTGAACACGAACGGTGACTGTCGCGGCGAAGCCGAAGTGCTCGCGAAAATCACGGGCTACAAGATCGACGATGACATCGGCTATCCCACACCCGGCTCGCTCGGCACCTACGCGGGCCTTGAGCGCGGCGTCCCCACCCTCACTTACGAAATTCAACGAGACATGGCGCTGAACGAGGTCGTGAAGATTCACGTCCCCGCCGTTCGCGAAGCCCTCAAATGGACCGCGGCGAACCGCGCGTCACGGAGTTAG
- the murI gene encoding glutamate racemase has protein sequence MSALGSTSPAAALPFAKDFPAVGVFDSGLGGLTVLKSLIEAYPEENFVYLGDTARLPYGSKSPETIREYAVQIMEYLGTHVKLKALVVACNSASTQVRERDWKGVPLFTVIEPGAKLALARTNTKRIGLMATRATVLSDAYGKKLRELDPDAQLVANPCPLLVPLAEEGWVDDPITNLVVYRYVQPLLRENIDTLILGCTHYPILEASIKKAAGAGVELIHSGPAIAEAIRPCVGKGSGSRGQVHLLTTDFNPAVQAQAERLLQPHKIDSLTWV, from the coding sequence ATGTCCGCACTCGGATCGACCTCGCCCGCCGCCGCACTTCCCTTCGCGAAAGACTTTCCCGCCGTCGGCGTTTTCGACTCGGGCCTCGGCGGACTCACGGTTTTAAAATCGCTCATCGAAGCCTATCCCGAAGAGAACTTCGTTTACCTCGGCGATACCGCGCGCCTTCCCTACGGCAGCAAATCTCCCGAGACGATCCGCGAGTACGCGGTGCAGATCATGGAGTACCTCGGTACCCACGTGAAACTGAAAGCCCTCGTTGTCGCGTGCAATTCGGCGAGCACCCAAGTTCGCGAACGCGACTGGAAAGGCGTGCCGCTTTTCACCGTCATCGAACCCGGCGCGAAGCTCGCGCTCGCGCGCACGAACACCAAACGCATCGGCCTGATGGCCACGCGCGCGACCGTCCTCAGCGACGCTTACGGAAAAAAACTGCGCGAGCTCGATCCCGACGCGCAACTCGTCGCGAACCCCTGCCCGCTGCTGGTCCCGCTCGCCGAAGAAGGTTGGGTCGACGATCCGATCACGAACCTCGTCGTCTACCGCTACGTGCAGCCGCTGCTTCGCGAGAACATCGACACGCTCATCCTCGGCTGCACGCACTACCCGATCCTCGAAGCCTCGATCAAAAAAGCCGCGGGCGCGGGCGTCGAACTGATCCACTCCGGCCCCGCCATCGCGGAGGCGATCCGTCCGTGCGTCGGCAAGGGTTCGGGATCGCGGGGGCAAGTGCACCTGCTCACCACGGATTTCAACCCCGCGGTCCAAGCGCAGGCCGAGCGTTTGCTCCAGCCCCATAAAATCGATTCCCTAACCTGGGTTTGA
- a CDS encoding guanosine monophosphate reductase, translating to MELNFKWTDIKNRGRGLTFDDVLLTPAKSEVRSRRDPSLRTQITKKYAFDIPLISANMDTVTETEMALAMDRLGGLGILHRFASPAAQVGFVEALKDAGVATIAASIGVNEEDRERARLLLQAGVKILTIDIAHGHSVAMLDTMKALKDQNPDVEIIAGNVATPEATEELIAYGASAIKVGIGPGSMCTTRIITGCGVPQLTAIALCAEVGHRHQVPIIADGGLRTSGDIVKAFAAGASSVMLGSMLSGTLETPGEIKNGKKQYRGMASKAAQVSWRGGVPEGMAPEGESHQVAIKGHVRDVVLEVTGGIRSGMSYLNATALSEIAKNARFMEMSPSGMAESRAHGLGR from the coding sequence ATGGAACTCAACTTCAAGTGGACGGACATTAAAAACCGCGGACGCGGACTCACGTTCGACGACGTGCTGCTGACCCCCGCGAAGTCCGAAGTCCGCAGCCGCCGCGACCCTTCGCTGCGCACGCAGATCACGAAAAAATACGCGTTCGACATCCCCCTCATCTCGGCCAATATGGATACCGTCACCGAAACCGAGATGGCGCTCGCCATGGACCGCTTGGGCGGCCTGGGCATCCTGCACCGTTTCGCCTCGCCCGCGGCGCAAGTCGGCTTCGTCGAAGCGCTCAAAGACGCGGGCGTCGCGACCATCGCGGCCTCCATCGGCGTGAACGAAGAGGACCGCGAGCGTGCGCGGCTGCTTCTGCAAGCGGGCGTGAAAATCCTGACCATCGACATCGCCCACGGCCACTCGGTCGCCATGCTCGACACGATGAAAGCGCTCAAAGACCAAAACCCCGACGTCGAGATCATCGCCGGGAACGTCGCGACGCCCGAGGCGACCGAAGAGCTCATCGCGTACGGCGCCTCGGCCATCAAAGTGGGGATCGGCCCCGGCTCGATGTGCACGACCCGGATCATCACCGGTTGCGGCGTCCCGCAGCTGACGGCGATCGCGCTCTGCGCGGAGGTCGGTCACCGACACCAAGTCCCCATCATCGCCGACGGAGGCCTGCGCACGAGCGGCGACATCGTGAAAGCCTTCGCCGCGGGCGCAAGCTCGGTCATGCTCGGCAGCATGCTCTCGGGCACGCTCGAAACCCCCGGCGAGATCAAAAACGGAAAGAAACAATATCGTGGCATGGCCTCCAAAGCGGCCCAGGTCAGCTGGCGAGGCGGCGTTCCGGAGGGCATGGCGCCCGAGGGCGAAAGTCATCAGGTCGCGATCAAAGGCCACGTCCGGGACGTCGTGCTGGAGGTGACCGGCGGGATCAGAAGCGGGATGTCATACCTCAACGCGACCGCCCTTTCCGAGATCGCGAAAAATGCCCGCTTCATGGAGATGAGCCCGAGCGGCATGGCCGAATCGCGGGCCCACGGTCTGGGCCGCTAA